Genomic window (Arcobacter aquimarinus):
CATTTGATCCACCACCAATACAAGCAACAACATAATCAGGAAGTCTTCCCTCTTTTTCTAAAATTTGTTTTCTTGATTCATAACCAATAACAGCTTGAAAATCTCGAACCATCATAGGATATGGATGAGGACCTGCAACTGTTCCAATTATATAAAATGTATCTCTAGCATTTGTAACCCAATATCTAATTGCATCATTCATAGCATCTTTCAATGTTTTACTTCCACTTTCAACCGCAACTACTTTTGCACCTAAAAGTTTCATTCTAAATACATTTAACTCTTGTCTGTCAACATCTTTTGCACCCATAAAAATAGTACATTCTAAACCCATAAGTGCAGCAATTGTTGCTGTTGCAACACCATGTTGTCCTGCACCTGTTTCAGCAATAACCTTTGTTTTTCCCATTTTTTTTGCAAGTAAACCTTGTGCAATTACATTGTTTACTTTATGAGCTCCGGTATGATTTAAATCTTCTCTTTTTAAATATACTTTTGCACCAATCTCTTCACTTATATTTTTAGCATGATATAGTGGATTTTCTCGACCTACATAATCTTTTAGTAAAGCATTAACTTCAGCCCAGAATTCTTTATCAAATCTATATTTTTTATATTCTATTTCTAATTCTTTTAAAATTGGCATTAATGTTTCAGGTACATATTGACCTCCAAAAATACCAAATTGACCCTTTTCATCTGGATCAAAAACACTTGGTTTTGGGATATAATTACTCATTCATTTTCTCTTTTTATTAAATTTCTAATACAGAATAAACAGGTGAAATTTTACTTAACTTTTTTGCACCTTCTAAAATTTGGATATTCATTAAAAAACACATTTCAACTAAATTTACATCCAATTTTTTAATTAAAGTAGCAGCTGCATAGGCTGTTCCACCACTTACTATAATATCATCTATTAAAAGTACATTCACATTTTTTTGATTATTAAAAGCATCTAGGTGAAGTTCTACTTCATCAAATCCATATTCTAACTCATATTTTTCACACACAGTTGTACTAGGAAGTTTTCCTTTTTTTCTTACAGGTACAAAACCTATTCCTAATCTATCAGCAAGTGCCGCTCCAAAAATAAAACCACGAGAATCGATTCCTGCTATATAATCTAAATTATAAGATTTATATCTATCTTCTAAATGGTTCATCAAAAGTTTAAATGCCTCTTTATTATTCAATAAAGTTGTGATATCTTTAAATACAATCCCTGGTTTTGGAAAATCATTTATACTTCTAATGGTATCTAATAATATTTTTTTACTATCTTCATTTAATACTTTATTTTCAACCAAACTACATCCTTTTATCTTTTTCTTGTGAAAAGTCAATTATTTTAGCCAAATAATTATTATGATTTTATGATAAGTTTTAAATATTTAAGAATATTATAAATATAATAAATTATATTATTAATGGAGTATTTATGAAACTATTATTACTTTTTTTTATTAGTATTTATTTAAATGCTTTAGATATTCAAAAAGCAAAAATTTATGAAGAAAATAAACAAAATATTAAAAATTGGTACATGAGTGAAAAATTGGATGGAATCAGAGCTTATTGGAATGGAAAAGAGTTTTTAAGTAAAAATGGAAATAAACTTTATGCTCCTCTTTGGTTTACTAAAGATTTTCCTCCTTTTGAGCTTGATGGAGAATTATGGACGAAAAGAAATGATTTCGAAACTATACAAAATATAGTTTTAGATAAAACTCCCTCTAAAGAATGGGAAAAAATAACTTATAATATTTTTGAAGTACCAAATACAAAAGGAATTTTTTCAAAAAGATTAGAAAAAATTGAATCTTACCTAAAAGAAAAACCAAATAAATATTTAAAAGTTATTCCACAAATTATTTGTAAAGATGAAACTCATTTAAGTGAATATTTAAATGAACTATTACAAAAAAAAGCTGAAGGAATAATCTTAAAAAATCCAAATATGGAATATGAAAAAGGAAGAACTAATAATTTATTAAAAGTAAAAACTTTTTTTGATGATGAAGCCACTGTAATAGGACATAATTTTAATAAAGAGAAGAAATTTAAAAGCTTAATTTTAAAATTAAAAAATGGGATTATTTTTAATCTAGGAGGAGGCTTTTCAGATAAACAAAGAGAAAGTCCACCAAAAATTGGTGAAATAGTCTCTTTTAAATATTATGGCTTTACTAAAAATGGTAAACCTAAATTTGCTTCTTTTTTAAGAATTAGAAAAAATGAATAGTCTTCTAATAAAGCTCATAACTTTTAGTAACTAATCCTGAATCTCTTATTTTTTTACAAATAGTTGTTTCTTTTGTTGTATCAACTATCAATTCTATAGATTTGATTCCATTTGTAGTTTTTACTTCTAATGACAAACAAGAATTTTTATCACTCATTTTCAAATCTTCAATTGTCCAATTTGAACTATTTAAATTCATTGTATCAGTAAGTTTATCAATTTTTTGATTAAGTAAATAATAACTTTGAATTGAGTTTATAGCAGTATTTATATCTCTTTTTATAGTTGAAACTAAAGCACTATCTTTAGCATCAAGATATTTAGGAACAGCAAAAGAAGCAATAATTCCTAATATAACTATTGCAAAAATCAATTCTAACAAAGAAAAACCATTTTTCATAAAGAATCCTTTACATAATAATATAAAAGATTATATTTTGTTAATTCTTAAAATAATATAATTTATTATTTATAAAATATCTGGAATATCTATATTTGTCTCTTTTTCAATATCTGCAATATTCTCAAAAATTACTTCTATTGGAGCAGCGCTATTTTCATTTTCTTTATCGACAAATCTTGTAAGAGCTTTTTGGAAATCAAGTTTTACTGTTCCTATTGGACCATTTCTTTGTTTTCCTATAATAACTTCTGCTTCTTCAACTGGTTTATTTATGAACTTAGATTTATAATCTT
Coding sequences:
- the trpB gene encoding tryptophan synthase subunit beta; protein product: MSNYIPKPSVFDPDEKGQFGIFGGQYVPETLMPILKELEIEYKKYRFDKEFWAEVNALLKDYVGRENPLYHAKNISEEIGAKVYLKREDLNHTGAHKVNNVIAQGLLAKKMGKTKVIAETGAGQHGVATATIAALMGLECTIFMGAKDVDRQELNVFRMKLLGAKVVAVESGSKTLKDAMNDAIRYWVTNARDTFYIIGTVAGPHPYPMMVRDFQAVIGYESRKQILEKEGRLPDYVVACIGGGSNAIGMFSHFLEDKEVTCVGIEAGGLGLDTDKHGCSLEKGTPGILHGQCSYLLQDEDGQVIEAHSFSAGLDYPGIGPEHSFHKDNKTVSYDSITDKEALDAFVWLSRKEGIIPAFESAHAIAYLKKAKKKLEGKLVIVNLSGRGDKDMIQAKSLLNFE
- a CDS encoding adenine phosphoribosyltransferase encodes the protein MVENKVLNEDSKKILLDTIRSINDFPKPGIVFKDITTLLNNKEAFKLLMNHLEDRYKSYNLDYIAGIDSRGFIFGAALADRLGIGFVPVRKKGKLPSTTVCEKYELEYGFDEVELHLDAFNNQKNVNVLLIDDIIVSGGTAYAAATLIKKLDVNLVEMCFLMNIQILEGAKKLSKISPVYSVLEI
- a CDS encoding DNA ligase; the protein is MKLLLLFFISIYLNALDIQKAKIYEENKQNIKNWYMSEKLDGIRAYWNGKEFLSKNGNKLYAPLWFTKDFPPFELDGELWTKRNDFETIQNIVLDKTPSKEWEKITYNIFEVPNTKGIFSKRLEKIESYLKEKPNKYLKVIPQIICKDETHLSEYLNELLQKKAEGIILKNPNMEYEKGRTNNLLKVKTFFDDEATVIGHNFNKEKKFKSLILKLKNGIIFNLGGGFSDKQRESPPKIGEIVSFKYYGFTKNGKPKFASFLRIRKNE
- a CDS encoding type II secretion system protein, whose protein sequence is MKNGFSLLELIFAIVILGIIASFAVPKYLDAKDSALVSTIKRDINTAINSIQSYYLLNQKIDKLTDTMNLNSSNWTIEDLKMSDKNSCLSLEVKTTNGIKSIELIVDTTKETTICKKIRDSGLVTKSYELY